A genomic stretch from Salvelinus namaycush isolate Seneca chromosome 25, SaNama_1.0, whole genome shotgun sequence includes:
- the LOC120020047 gene encoding zinc finger protein 112-like, with product MLSSVSLRAQIASIIEVLSKAAVAEISKVVDDGIVVLRVEMCQRENEINVLKNNLQQLDSELRRARTRGIQARRRIHHGRSVAAENLGREGPGKSGTTCVGRTSLEKLQSGEDGNERDEEDIRRADETQVKTEPGVELEQAKQSTGRKEKGRLDAELSMYDRDSQQWMSSSQADNDMEMSNSEYFNSSGQNSQCLPDHSPVPPGNSGKEEASCSSVSFPGKLYFDVREDMIAQLRRPPHYRQSDVLKRTSDGTVQSNPDPRSVLGFGSNYNTARRARTKRFCQVKKHFICTLCGKSFERYGHLERHLRIHTGEKPYSCDLCGRCFNQKSSLKGHLKTHRVSIDGQANNEEMPALDRSQSEEEQCNKNNEMVQTPEIPVKSEPEEQKDASQTLNHKGEEQTAGSAEELAANLSLYERGSQSWMSGSQADHDIETSNSEYFSSSGHKSQCLPDHSPLNHVPGMVEASCSSASFPGKPYVDVREDMILQLRQQHSGPSDTLLIASDGTVQSNSQGMEGVTLNHSPIFSSFPRNVRTFQGVTKDKKCFICSFCGKVFERVGHLERHQRIHTGEKPYRCEICGRCFNQKSSLKGHLKTHRADGVEMLTEQPQLDKKPDVHPRPSENPEEQRAQASLAEEQPSSGDSEDQEGGRGQGLVVKTEREKEFKSQTINLSGHQHQQITERPGYQDDPEYVMDERESQLCRSFTAERHNDNESGSVHPGCSFDGMKQQKSHPDSPSVKYNHHHGFYSSASREVELEHLSFQDEKNKLEMIEQEQYAGMALHARNREDGNGTILPRFQDRVPQPVVKETAMREYITEPNSQEGLLFALGIDGFDSTEGSSATTDNTRNRCFICSICGKSFDRHSHFERHQRTHTGEKPYCCEICGKSFTQKSSLKAHQRLHTG from the exons ATGTTGAGCAGTGTTTCTCTACGGGCGCAGATCGCTTCCATCATAGAGGTACTTTCTAAAGCTGCGGTTGCAGAAATTAGCAAAGTAGTCGACGATGGTATAGTTGTGTTACGTGTGGAAATGTGTCAACGGGAAAATGAAATCAACGTCCTGAAAAATAATTTACAGCAACTTGACAGCGAGCTTCGAAGAGCTCGAACTCGTGGGATTCAAGCTCGAAGACGCATTCATCATGGTCGATCAGTCGCTGCTGAGAACCTTGGGAGGGAAG GGCCAGGTAAAAGCGGTACTACTTGTGTAGGGAGGACCTCGCTTGAGAAACTGCAGTCTGGGGAAGATGGTAATGAAAGGGATGAAGAAGACATTCGACGTGCAGATGAGACTCAGGTGAAGACTGAGCCAGGAGTGGAGCTGGAACAAGCAAAGCAAAGTACAGGGAGAAAGGAAAAAGGTCGTCTGGATGCCGAACTGTCGATGTATGACAGAGACAGCCAGCAGTGGATGTCCAGTTCACAAGCAGACAATGATATGGAGATGAGCAATTCGGAATATTTTAATAGTTCAGGGCAAAACTCCCAGTGTCTCCCTGATCACTCTCCTGTACCTCCTGGAAATTCCGGAAAGGAGGAAGCGTCATGCAGCAGTGTTTCGTTTCCaggtaaactatattttgatgTAAGAGAGGATATGATTGCACAGCTCAGACGGCCACCACATTATCGGCAGTCAGACGTACTCAAGAGAACAAGTGACGGCACAGTACAGTCGAACCCAGACCCTAGAAGTGTGTTGGGTTTTGGCTCAAATTATAATACTGCAAGGAGAGCGAGGACCAAGAGATTTTGCCAGGTTAAGAAACACTTCATTTGCAcactgtgtggaaagagttttgaaCGTTACGGTCATCTTGAAAGGCATCTGCGAATTCATACGGGTGAGAAACCGTACAGCTGTGACCTATGTGGAAGATGTTTCAACCAGAAGAGTAGCCTCAAAGGACATCTGAAGACTCACAGAG TATCGATAGACGGACAAGCGAACAACGAGGAGATGCCTGCCCTGGATAGAAGTCAGTCTGAGGAAGAGCAATGCAACAAAAATAATGAAATGGTCCAAACTCCTGAGATACCTGTGAAGTCGGAGCCAGAGGAGCAGAAGGATGCATCGCAGACACTGAATCATAAAGGAGAAGAGCAGACTGCAGGAAGCGCAGAAGAATTGGCTGCTAACTTGTCATTGTACGAGAGAGGGAGCCAGTCGTGGATGTCTGGTTCACAAGCAGACCATGATATTGAGACAAGCAATTCAGAATATTTCAGCAGTTCTGGTCACAAGTCacagtgtctccctgaccactcACCTTTAAATCATGTCCCAGGAATGGTGGAAGCGTCATGCAGCAGTGCTTCATTTCCAGGAAAACCATATGTTGATGTCAGAGAGGATATGATTTTGCAGCTCAGACAGCAACATTCTGGACCTTCAGACACGCTGTTGATAGCAAGTGACGGCACAGTACAGTCAAACTCACAGGGCATGGAAGGGGTTACACTGAACCATAGCCCTATCTTCTCTAGTTTTCCAAGGAACGTGAGAACCTTCCAAGGAGTCACCAAGGACAAGAAGTGCTTCATCTGTTCATTCTGTGGGAAAGTTTTTGAGCGGGTTGGTCATCTGGAAAGGCACCAGCGGATTCATACGGGCGAGAAACCGTACAGATGTGAAATATGCGGAAGGTGTTTCAACCAGAAGAGCAGCCTCAAAGGGCATCTGAAGACTCACAGAG CGGATGGTGTTGAAATGCTAACGGAACAACCTCAACTTGATAAGAAGCCTGATGTCCACCCTAGACCCTCAGAGAACCCAGAGGAACAGAGGGCTCAGGCTTCACTTGCTGAAGAACAGCCTAGCTCTGGGGACAGTGAAGACCAGGAGGGGGGAAGGGGGCAGGGGTTAGTAGTGAaaacagagcgagagaaggaGTTTAAATCCCAGACAATCAATCTGTCTGGACATCAACACCAACAAATCACAGAGCGACCAGGTTACCAGGATGACCCAGAGTATGTCATGGATGAGAGGGAGAGTCAGCTATGTAGATCTTTTACGGCAGAGAGGCACAATGATAACGAGTCTGGATCTGTACACCCAGGTTGCTCCTTCGATGGTATGAAGCAGCAGAAGTCCCATCCAGATTCGCCCTCTGTCAAATACAATCACCACCACGGGTTCTATTCGTCAGCTTCTAGAGAGGTGGAACTTGAACACTTGTCTTTTCAGGATGAGAAAAACAAGTTGGAAATGATTGAGCAAGAGCAGTATGCAGGAATGGCTCTACATGCAAGGAACCGAGAGGATGGCAATGGGACAATACTACCCAGATTTCAGGACCGGGTACCACAACCTGTAGTGAAGGAAACGGCAATGAGAGAGTACATCACAGAACCAAACAGTCAAGAAGGCCTTTTATTTGCCCTTGGTATAGACGGTTTTGACAGCACAGAGGGCAGCAGTGCCACCACAGACAACACAAGAAATAGATGTTTCATATGCTCCatttgtggaaagagttttgatCGCCATAGTCATTTTGAAAGACACCAGCGCACTCATACTGGTGAGAAACCCTACTGCTGTGAGATATGTGGTAAGAGTTTCACTCAGAAGAGCAGCCTGAAAGCTCATCAGAGACTTCATACAGGGTAG